One window of the Allosaccharopolyspora coralli genome contains the following:
- a CDS encoding HAD-IIA family hydrolase → MLAEQFDTFLIDLDGVVYLDNFALPGAVQALAQLRAQGKRVRFLTNDPRPARDEVLQLLAEIGIEATLEEIVTCGWATALHLREQGWNRVYVVGSVSLASELRRAGCEITETEQPQAVVIGCDQHVSYPHLDHAATQITSGARFVATNADESFPSSTGPRPATGALVAAVQTATGQRPLIIGKPYPSMFRAALEGVPPDARAVVVGDSPHTDILGAHQHGLPAILISPTPTVFASPRDFRAPDATLSNLTELFTPGTHHRQWSTPSFPWPEAVKAGVAAVVFNHSGHVLLQRRADNGQWGLPSGHVEPGETVNEAITREVAEETGLQVQVSHLIGVYSHPSSQSFAYPSGQVSQFITSCFRCQTVQEELHWDGVETLEAAFFSPDNLPADLLPMHPQWLADALANHPTAYIR, encoded by the coding sequence GTGCTGGCCGAGCAGTTCGACACGTTCTTGATAGACCTTGACGGAGTTGTCTACCTCGACAATTTCGCTCTGCCGGGCGCCGTTCAGGCACTGGCTCAGCTGCGCGCGCAAGGCAAGAGGGTGCGCTTTTTGACCAATGATCCACGCCCGGCACGAGACGAAGTCCTGCAGCTGCTCGCCGAGATCGGGATCGAGGCCACACTTGAGGAGATCGTCACCTGCGGCTGGGCGACAGCCCTGCACCTGCGCGAGCAAGGATGGAACCGGGTCTATGTTGTCGGCAGCGTGAGCCTGGCCTCCGAATTGCGTCGCGCCGGATGTGAGATCACCGAGACAGAGCAACCGCAGGCTGTCGTCATCGGTTGCGATCAGCACGTGTCGTATCCGCATCTCGACCACGCAGCCACCCAAATCACCTCCGGGGCCCGATTCGTGGCCACCAACGCCGATGAGTCGTTTCCCAGTTCCACCGGGCCCCGCCCTGCCACTGGAGCACTCGTGGCCGCCGTGCAGACGGCCACGGGCCAGCGCCCGCTCATCATCGGCAAACCGTACCCATCGATGTTTCGTGCCGCCCTGGAAGGAGTGCCGCCTGACGCCCGCGCCGTGGTGGTCGGCGATAGCCCACATACCGACATCCTCGGCGCCCACCAACACGGACTACCCGCCATCCTGATCTCACCGACCCCCACAGTGTTCGCCTCCCCGCGGGACTTCCGCGCCCCCGACGCCACACTGTCGAACCTCACCGAGCTATTCACCCCAGGAACCCATCACCGACAGTGGAGCACCCCCTCCTTTCCGTGGCCTGAGGCAGTCAAGGCAGGGGTCGCCGCCGTCGTGTTCAACCACTCCGGGCACGTACTACTACAACGACGCGCCGACAACGGCCAATGGGGACTGCCCTCCGGACACGTAGAACCCGGTGAGACCGTCAACGAAGCCATCACCCGCGAGGTAGCCGAGGAAACCGGACTGCAAGTGCAGGTCTCGCACCTCATCGGTGTCTACTCCCACCCCAGCTCCCAAAGCTTCGCCTACCCCTCCGGGCAGGTCAGCCAATTCATCACCTCATGTTTCCGCTGCCAGACCGTGCAGGAAGAGCTGCATTGGGATGGAGTCGAAACGCTCGAGGCCGCATTCTTCTCTCCCGACAACCTGCCAGCCGACCTACTGCCCATGCACCCGCAGTGGCTCGCTGACGCCCTCGCCAACCACCCCACCGCCTACATCCGATAG
- a CDS encoding diguanylate cyclase/phosphodiesterase, whose amino-acid sequence MLRVPKRAVDVETATLRYLLYGLLPAWFIPALLDWYQHRRTDIEHTAGTRESLIHALMMSEVGLPVLVAIAFEINPLVLVLIAVAIAAHEATALWDVSTAVESGREVRPWEQHIHSFLEAMPFMTTSALLCLHWEQVQALLHDARQPQAWRLRLKQHRLPTSYLASIGVAIGGAIVLPYGNELMRCLKAAR is encoded by the coding sequence ATGTTGCGGGTTCCGAAACGCGCCGTCGATGTCGAGACCGCGACGCTGCGTTACCTGCTCTACGGGCTGCTTCCGGCCTGGTTCATCCCGGCCCTGCTGGACTGGTACCAGCATCGGCGGACCGATATCGAGCACACCGCCGGCACCCGGGAGTCGCTCATTCATGCGCTCATGATGAGCGAGGTTGGGCTGCCGGTCCTTGTGGCGATCGCTTTCGAGATCAACCCGCTGGTGCTGGTCCTGATCGCGGTAGCGATCGCCGCGCACGAGGCGACCGCCCTGTGGGATGTCAGCACCGCGGTGGAAAGCGGGCGGGAGGTGCGTCCGTGGGAGCAGCACATCCACAGCTTCCTGGAGGCGATGCCGTTTATGACCACCTCGGCCCTGCTGTGCCTGCACTGGGAGCAAGTCCAGGCGTTGCTGCATGACGCCAGGCAGCCACAGGCCTGGAGGCTGCGACTCAAGCAGCACCGCCTGCCGACCAGCTATCTCGCCTCGATCGGCGTGGCCATCGGCGGGGCCATCGTGCTGCCCTACGGCAACGAGCTGATGCGGTGCCTCAAGGCCGCGCGCTGA
- a CDS encoding recombinase family protein codes for MNAQLIGYARCSTDEQDLTAQRDRLAELGVAADRIYLDHGLTGTTRARPGLDQALAAVREGDTLIVTKLDRLARSVPDARAIGDSLAERGIKLSLGGQVYDPTDPMGKMFYSILAIFAEFEVDLLRARTKEGMAVARAKGKLRGRAPKLSAKQQRELVRMYGTGEYTVADLADVFTVSRATVYRTLHRRNAAQQ; via the coding sequence ATGAACGCCCAGCTGATCGGCTACGCCCGCTGTTCCACCGACGAACAAGACCTCACTGCCCAACGCGACCGGTTGGCCGAGCTCGGCGTCGCCGCCGATCGGATCTATCTCGATCACGGCCTGACCGGAACCACACGTGCCCGGCCCGGACTCGATCAAGCTCTCGCGGCCGTGCGAGAAGGCGACACCCTGATCGTGACCAAACTCGATCGCCTCGCCAGAAGCGTGCCCGATGCACGCGCCATTGGTGACTCACTGGCCGAGCGCGGCATTAAGCTGTCCCTCGGTGGACAGGTCTACGATCCCACCGACCCGATGGGCAAGATGTTCTATTCGATCTTGGCTATCTTCGCCGAGTTCGAGGTCGACCTGCTGCGGGCGCGAACGAAAGAGGGCATGGCCGTCGCCCGCGCGAAGGGCAAGCTACGCGGCCGTGCGCCGAAGCTCTCAGCCAAGCAACAGCGCGAACTCGTGCGCATGTACGGCACTGGCGAGTACACCGTCGCCGATCTCGCCGACGTGTTCACCGTCTCCCGCGCCACGGTGTACCGCACTCTGCACCGCCGCAACGCTGCACAGCAGTGA